Sequence from the Castanea sativa cultivar Marrone di Chiusa Pesio chromosome 12, ASM4071231v1 genome:
aaatgatatatgtgatatatatttacataaaaaaGTGGTAAATATCATAACCTGTTtgcaaatctatatatatatatatatatatatatatatatatatatatatatatatatatatatatatatatatatatatatatataaaaactaaagcgtaatatttattattgctacgcTCTAGTTAAGCCACATCAGCGTCcacgtcattatcttttttcttttcaattttcctataattgtttttaacatttaattttttaatatatacacttctccaacctttctccctcccttaccttttcatgtCTCCACTACTTTTCCAACATTTTTCCCttctttaccttttcatctccccattACCCTTTACGTTAATACtattcttcctctttctcttcatcttcctttatttttgtcttttcttattcacatactcttactataaatttgtcactatctatttctttctatgcatagttttccctcacaaaaatggtttatctctctctctctctctctctctctctctctctctctctctctctcaattttttggtggattttttatttttcttgtatctcTGCTTtgggttgataattttttatattctttaaaactctactCTAGGTTAATGCGTTAAAgcgatttagttttgttttttaaaattttatttttgttctctttgattgttaaattttattctattgcgttataaaaaatttgtaaagttgtaatttacaactatgttttatataAGCTTTAttccataataaaaaatgttataattgcattatttttgttccttgtattttgtgggattttattatattgggtttagtattaagttagtGAATAATCAAGCATGCAAGAAAGATCAATGTAGTTTCGCAACTAGCTCGCGAGTAAAAGTTTCCGTGAAAAgaccacgtgagaagcacatgctagaagTTGAAGAGTCAAGTGTCAAGCTGTATTTCACAAGTATTTCGCGAGAAATGCCATCTCGCAAGGTACTCGGGAAACTCTCTGCCTAgaggattttaagtgtgacttttaTACCTTTCacctatactatatatactctcattatCCACAAAAGTAAAGAAGGCtatttcagagagaaaaccctagataggtttctATAACACAACACACCCACTATcttagagagagctactcatcttttagtgagaaattattgtagtctcttctcctttccctcttctattgtcataccttgagaggagatttgtacctaaATACAACTCACACCGTTtaagagtgtagagagtgtttttgAACTTGGGAAGTTTTGGAGATTTGTCAAAAGAAGCCGGAGAGGCTTGGTGGATGCAATTAGGCGGTATTGCGGGATCTGGATAattagtgaagacaagactttAAGAAGTCCATTGGTAGTAGGAGGTTGGAGGACTCAAGTACATtgagtagattaggcttggagggtttttttgatatttgtgtactccaacttatttacTAGTAGATCGATTTCAACTTGTAGGGTCGCGGAGAGATTTTTCACCTAGTTCTTTAGTTTCTTCGATAACtcgtcttggtgttatcttgtttttgcatctctcttctcttactcTTTGTGTTTTACATTAATTGTTTaatgttcatgtttatgcactagagtagttctggtttattgcgcttcatttactttTGTTCTGCACTTAAATAAGtaagagtaaaagcaattaaaccgtaatttaaaattaggGATCTAAACAAGTATTAGTGTTTTCACACTAATTGagctttcaaaattaaatatagtatataaaaatataatattattctgttacatagcatgatttggataatttggttttttttttgtgtttttcaattttttttttctctttgattgttaaattttatcttattgcgttataaagaattaaatatagcatataaaatataatattattctattacataatacatagcatgatttggataatttgatatttattccATTACACatcatgattttttatagtgctcaatttagatgttaatctatgagactttactaatttttgtttattttttaatcctttgtgGTGGACAAAATACTCTatagttgtattagaagtactctataatgccatttatttagagagAAACAAAGATTAGCCAAACGAAAATAATCAGATGGGTGATAAGTTTTAGCTTTtgcaattttactttatttgttattattattttataacaatgcatgatagaaatttaattattagatttgctaataattgtttatttgataatatgttttgggtagatgaaattacaatttttacaaaaaaaaataaccttaataaattatcaaaaacaaattgtttttttctaattggtccaattaatcattgtaagtttattaattttcttagttacattttttggtgttttggattgtagacAGAACAAATAagatttgagaaattttttttaaaactaaaagaataatttccaaattttatattctttttaatgattcacaaaatgttatatataaaatttattaaaaatgaatatttttgttaacttgccttttgaatttctgagaaaaattatattgttttaattttggtacgacaaaatttatatttatgatttatgatttttcttgtattacatttatgatttttcttataataaataaaaatatgactatgaaatacattattatttattaaattagtttaaattgtaaaaaaaaaaaagttaataaaatcaCCATAAAAATGATTAACATGCGCACCGCGCAAGTTCACGGCTAGTATGTATAATATTTACCACTCTTTTGTGTGCATATATAAAGTAAATTTACATTCCACTAAATCATGTAAAAGaacaatttaatttcttttcaaatatgGCCTCTGCAATTTGAACACTCATTAAAGATGACAAAATTAGAAGCAACTAGTAAGTTACCAAGGACAATGTTATACTGTTTTATGTAAGATAGTTTTGGagatttttgtatatatatatatatatatatatatattatgtaagaTAGTTTTAGAgaattttgtgtatatatatatatatatattatagcataattgttatagaaaTTTATTGGTAAtaagtttatcataaaaagtaataattataaattgcacacatatatctattataattattcaattgaagtaatgaggaaaaaaaaatttggacgattattatagaataaaaattgatataaaatgtgtctttctctttcgctttaattctaaaacaaaatatacatccCAAACACTCACAgtcatttatataaattaactattatacccttattacataatatgtgAGGGGTAGGTGAGAGAGTATTTGTGTAAAATGGATTTCTCATCATTTTTCCCTCCTTATTTTCCTCCCAATTcgggaggataaaaaaaatgggctcaagatggaaaactttttcccttattttccgtctatcctattttccttcctcaaCTAAACAATGGAAAACATCATTTTCCTCACCCTATTTTCCATCATCTCTGTTTTCAcctcaaccaaacacaccctaacatcaaaaattgtaattatcattgtcactcaatataaaatgcaagttGACTTCCTTAGTTGTTGCCAACTCATACGGGTTAGAATTAAATGAAACAACAATGTTAGAGCTAGGTAGGTGTTGTCGAAATATTTAAggtaaatgacatcattttttttctatgtgTATTTGATATGAGATGACATGAAGGACTATGGGTAGGTATATATAAAAGGGTAAAAGTGCAAGAGGTGGAAATagtaaattaaaatagaaagagttttgtgtgtgtgagggATGAAAATTCTAGAAATATTGAACCAAAtggaacaaaaaatatttatttttaatcaaaaatatcttaaaacattgaaacaaaaagtcaatattCAATTTGTCCATATCTTTGATATGACACATGAGAatatttttaattctctttGTATAGAATATCCACTTAGCATCCTCATGCTTTTCTAGACGAGatctttgcttttatatattttttcctacGCGGCAGCACTGCTTTAATTGCAAGAAAAATGCTTCCgcttatttttatgtatatattgatgattacccgagtaatatatatatttgtagagtaATATACTACTAAATTTCAAAactagtaatttttgttttctcataTTCTATTTCATCCTCTGTATCCGTGTCTTTCTCTTCGTGCAGTCTAGGAAATGGGTTGGTCTGAGTTTGGTTGTGTCGAAGGTGCGGAGGAAGGACCACATCAGATCTTGGAAACACTTTATATGTTTTGTGGAATTGGTTCGGGTTTTAGGCTTAGGATAAGGAGGTGATTTTGAGTTGAGCCGGTTGATTATCTGGGATAAGGATGATGACAATGTTACAAATCATTCCTACTTCGACTTGCTATTGGAAACTGATACTCCTATTTGCTATTTCTCCTCCTCTTcgtattaataataataatatagctCATCAttagtataaaataaaaccaGGCACCAACACCAGTACTGTACACCACTCCTCATACTTTCCTTTGCTCATTCATTGCTTTGCCTGTCTCTTCGTTGCTGTGCCTTCTCCTCTATGCTACAGACATGGGTATGTTttctgttttcttcttctttttagtttttctgCTTCTAACCATTCAGCTAATGCggagttgtttttgtttatataaccTATAAAAGTCTTGGTTTTTATGATTCTTAATAatctcatgtttttttttactaatgtTCTTCTTCCACAAAAATATGGTTTTTAATCTAGACCAACTTCTTAAGTCGTGTAAAGGAGTTTGATTGTTGTAATAGTTCAGATTATAACTCGGACAGTTggcaaacacacacacacactcagaagagaaagaaagattatAACATTGctttattttcacttttcagctGGTTGGAGAAAAGATGGAGCAGGCCCTTCTGGAGTtaagaattttgaaaacaaCAATGACCATTTTATGGGCTTCACAGAGGACTATGTCAGTGTTTTTTtcaatctaatttttattgtcaGAATCTAATCTTTAGGCAtcctattattaataaataaataaaaaccagtTATGAAGAAGGAGATTTTTAAGTAGacaatgtttatttatttataactcTGGAATTTTATGGAGTAAAAGAGCTATCTACTTAATTCATTAGTTGAATGTTTTGTGTGCGGCTTTGTATTTATTCTCTGAGGGAAACTTGGGAAGAAGTAAAGTCCTACCCTACATGCTGCCAAATTAGGATGAATTGTGAAGTTCTGAAACATGTTTGTAATTGCTTTATGTTAGTCTACTTTAATTCATTGAACTGTTTAGTTCACCATTAAGGAATGTCCTTGAACAAACTAAATTCTCCACTATCTTGTTTCTGGTCTTTTCCCCCTCTCTGTTTGCtctctgttttgtttttccaaTATTCAAGCCTAATATTGCTTCcgttttaattgaaaatattgaatatatcCCAATTCTTTGAtgacatttggaattttttattttattttaattggtgaCATTGAAAATCCTTTAGATAAGGATATTCATAACTAATATTCCTCCTGTTTGAGTTAAAATTAAATATGTCTAGAGACAACAGTTCTCACTTCCAACTAATTTATATTTCATGTCATGCACCGTTCGACATATTTTGTGCCTTTGTTATTGACAAAACTATATTTctataaaatacattaaaacATGATGAATATATCTAAGTGCAATACAATAATAGTGTCACGGAAAATATTACGTAATGTCACATATAGAATCATAGCtatcaaatttcttattatgACACATGGTTAGCATCTAGTGATTATCATGTTTAGACTAATCTAAGAACATCTTTAGAGAGTTAGTGCCTCTCCATAACTATGCTAAAAGGGGGATAACTAGCAATTTTGAATTAGTGACACATCTGACAACAAATGCTTCATAGGCCTCTTCAATACAATTTTGGTGTGCGtacacatagagagagagacacagagGACACTTGAGGAGTCTAATTGTAGTTATACATGTAAAAAGATTCACGTTTATGGTTACAGATATCTTCTTTCTTTACTAAATTTGGTGTGTGCATACACACACACTTGGACACACAGAAAATCCCAAGTCATAGTGAAGCAAATAAAACATGATTGCCCATAAGGGTCAAACATGCACAAAATGTTTATTTGAGGATTTAAGCTCATTTTACATTTTACTTGCAGGTTTTTGTGACTCCCATGCCAACACCTCGTGAATTTATACAGTCTAAAATGCGGCATCCATTGCCAGGAAGCATGGTGCATGATGAGAATTATTTCGGTGGAAGATTGATTTCTGTTGAAATCACATGGAATGGTGGTGGCAATGTAGTATCTGTGGTGGGATCGTGGAACAACTGGCAGACTAAGTAACATAACTTTTCATTTTCCAAGTTTCAACTTAATTCATTTTTCTCCTTTAACTTCATAATTTGACATTGATGAActccccttcccccccccctccccctcttctttctttcttcaacaGGGAGGACTTGCGGAATATAGGAAAAATTGCTTCTGTTGCTATGATGCTTCCATTAGGAATCCACTACTTTTGCTTCATTGTTGACGGAGAGTTGAAATGTGCTCACAACTTGCCACGGGTCAATAATAGTGGAGGAGATCACTATAATATGTTATACTTGCAGGTAACTTTGTGGTTTTCGTTTGGTTTGATGATACTCTTtatgtattattattacaatGTCATTAATAATAGATTACTTTGTGGTagaacacaaacacacactctctctctcgttaaattattaacattttgcATTTGTTTATATATGTGCACATGACAGGAGGATGCCCTGCAATTAGCAGCACCTGCAAATGCAAATGGTGGTCCAGATTTGTCTGAGTTTGAATGTCCTCCTTCTCCACCATCAAGTTATAACAATCAAGCATTTTCTTTTGACGAACTTTATTATATCAATGAAAAAGGTGCTGGGTTTAGGATTGAACCACCAAACCTACCCCAACAATTAGAAGAAGCACTTGTGGATATGCCACCAGTACCTAATCATACACAACTGAATCATCTATACTTTAGCAAAACAAATGATGCTGATCAGTCTGTGATGGTTAGCTCAACTGAAAGATTTGGTGCTAGATATGTTACACGAGCAGCATACAAGGCAGCTTCTAAAACCGAATCATgtgcaaaagaaattttttttattgagtagATTTTTGGAGTTAAAAGAACATTAATAATGACTTTGTTTACTGTTCATAGATTTGTGGGATCGATGTATTGCCATACATTAGTGTGGTCGATGTTTATTCTTGGGCTTAATCATGTGATTTTTCTAGTTTCTACTTTCATTTCTAAATCTATCCttattttccaaaattcaaattacattttttggtTCTAAATAGCAAAGcaaaattagtttaaaaaaGAGGCTGCAGCTGCCTACATTGAGAGTCACAAAATTAGTTTTCTCTAAATTCCTCCCTTGTGTAATGACTGGTTTCCTATGCAAAATACTATGAGGTTAGATTCAAAATTATGGTGCTCTTTCTAATACAGACATGTTAAATGGAATTATTGAGaactcaaataaaacaaaataaagtggTATGGTGTGAGCGGACGAGGAGGGCCAGAAAGTTGAATTGGGCCTAAAGAGTTATGGGCTAggcccagagagagagagagagagcacgaaagGAAGAGATATTTGGGGGAAGCTTTCACTAGCGGGCGTTCGATTTGGTcgcagaaagaaagaaagaacgaGAGGATGGGAAGTGAATTGGTATGGAGATGGTGTGTTGTTGGTAATGGTTTGATGAGATGCTTTTATAATAATACTACTGCCACTGCCATTGCCAAGGCCTCCTCTTTGTATTTATCATcacccaaacccaaatttttAATTCTAGCTCCACCACTGGCACTCATAAGAATAACaagaagcagcagcagcagcagcttaAATTTGAGTCAAGGATAtagcagcagcagcagtagTAATGAGAATAataatgagaagaagaagaagggtggTAGAGAATACCTGGAAATGACAGAGCAAGAACTGATGAGAGAGTGCGAGATGGACACATTCAAGGCATCGGGTCCAGGTGGTCAACACCGCAACAAGCGGGAGTCAGCGGTGAGGGTGAAGCACATACCTACTGGTCTTATAGCCCAGGCTGTTGAGGATCGATCTCAGCATATGAACCGCTCTTCTGCTTTAGCTCGCCTCCGCACTCTCTTAGCCCTTCACGTCAGAAACACTGTCGATATTGACACCTATTCTCCCCCTCCTCACCTCCTTTCCATTCTTCCTCTCAAGTCCACTCTCAGATCTTCTGGTCCCCAGATTGGACCCAATAACCCCAAATTCCTTTTGGTTCGttcctatttttatttttattttttcaccatTGGAATTTTTGTTCGTTACCCATTTTGAAAACAATCAtctttatcttttatctttGTAACATATAGGGAATGCAAGCTCTCCTGGATTTAATTTTGGCAGTGGATGGTTCTGTTTCGGAAGCAGCCAAATATGTTGGGTTAAGCACCGGTGCTCTCTCTCGCTTAATACTA
This genomic interval carries:
- the LOC142621170 gene encoding SNF1-related protein kinase regulatory subunit beta-2-like, which gives rise to MAGWRKDGAGPSGVKNFENNNDHFMGFTEDYVFVTPMPTPREFIQSKMRHPLPGSMVHDENYFGGRLISVEITWNGGGNVVSVVGSWNNWQTKEDLRNIGKIASVAMMLPLGIHYFCFIVDGELKCAHNLPRVNNSGGDHYNMLYLQEDALQLAAPANANGGPDLSEFECPPSPPSSYNNQAFSFDELYYINEKGAGFRIEPPNLPQQLEEALVDMPPVPNHTQLNHLYFSKTNDADQSVMVSSTERFGARYVTRAAYKAASKTESCAKEIFFIE
- the LOC142618668 gene encoding uncharacterized protein LOC142618668, with product MGSELVWRWCVVGNGLMRCFYNNTTATAIAKASSLYLSSPKPKFLILAPPLALIRITRSSSSSSLNLSQGYSSSSSSNENNNEKKKKGGREYLEMTEQELMRECEMDTFKASGPGGQHRNKRESAVRVKHIPTGLIAQAVEDRSQHMNRSSALARLRTLLALHVRNTVDIDTYSPPPHLLSILPLKSTLRSSGPQIGPNNPKFLLGMQALLDLILAVDGSVSEAAKYVGLSTGALSRLILSHDSLRMAVNQLRASKGLKPLK